A genomic region of Gordonia crocea contains the following coding sequences:
- a CDS encoding thiolase domain-containing protein → MAHRNRAAVLGTGQTNYVSKRLDVTMAGMCREAIDAALADANVTMDEIDAIIIGKAPDLFEGTMIPEFAMAESLGAVGKQLLRVHTAGSVGGSTANVAASMVFGGLHKRVLAVAWEKQSESNAMWALSIPVPFTKPVGAGAGGFFAPHVRSYIRRSGAPSHIGAIVAAKDRRNGALNPLAHLHQPDMTVEKIMESQMLWDPIRFDETCPSSDGACAVVIGAEEVADSAVAQGNPVAWIHATAMRTEPLSFAHRNVVSPQAGRDASAALWRAGGITNPIEEIDAAEIYVPFSWFEPMWLENLGFAAENEGWKLTEAGETEIDGKIPFNASGGVLSSNPIGASGMIRFAEAAIQVMGKGGAHQVKDARKAVGHAYGGGSQYFSMWLVGADKPEH, encoded by the coding sequence ATGGCACACCGCAATCGCGCCGCCGTGCTCGGCACCGGCCAGACCAACTACGTCAGCAAACGACTCGACGTGACCATGGCCGGCATGTGCCGCGAGGCGATCGACGCGGCGCTGGCCGACGCGAACGTCACGATGGACGAGATCGACGCCATCATCATCGGCAAGGCGCCGGACCTGTTCGAGGGGACGATGATCCCCGAGTTCGCCATGGCCGAATCCCTTGGCGCCGTCGGCAAGCAGCTCCTGCGCGTGCACACCGCGGGCTCGGTCGGCGGTTCCACCGCCAACGTCGCCGCCTCGATGGTGTTCGGCGGCCTGCACAAGCGGGTCCTCGCCGTCGCGTGGGAGAAGCAGTCGGAGTCCAACGCCATGTGGGCGCTGTCGATCCCAGTGCCGTTCACCAAGCCGGTCGGCGCCGGCGCGGGCGGATTCTTCGCCCCGCACGTGCGCTCCTACATCCGCCGCTCCGGCGCCCCGTCACACATCGGCGCCATCGTCGCGGCGAAGGACCGGCGCAACGGTGCGCTCAACCCGTTGGCCCATCTGCACCAGCCCGACATGACCGTCGAGAAGATCATGGAGTCCCAGATGCTCTGGGACCCAATCCGATTCGACGAGACCTGCCCGTCGTCCGACGGCGCCTGCGCCGTGGTGATCGGCGCCGAGGAGGTCGCGGATTCGGCAGTGGCACAAGGCAATCCGGTTGCCTGGATCCACGCGACCGCGATGCGCACCGAACCGCTGAGCTTCGCCCACCGCAACGTGGTCAGCCCGCAGGCGGGCCGGGATGCCTCCGCGGCGCTGTGGCGCGCCGGAGGGATCACCAACCCGATCGAGGAGATCGACGCCGCCGAGATCTACGTGCCGTTCTCCTGGTTCGAGCCGATGTGGCTGGAGAACCTGGGGTTCGCCGCGGAGAACGAGGGCTGGAAACTGACCGAGGCCGGCGAGACCGAGATCGACGGCAAGATCCCGTTCAACGCCTCCGGCGGCGTGCTCTCGTCCAACCCGATCGGCGCGTCGGGCATGATCCGCTTCGCCGAGGCCGCAATCCAGGTGATGGGCAAGGGCGGTGCGCACCAGGTCAAGGATGCGCGCAAAGCCGTCGGCCACGCCTACGGCGGCGGCTCGCAGTACTTCTCGATGTGGCTCGTCGGCGCCGACAAGCCGGAGCACTAG
- a CDS encoding carboxymuconolactone decarboxylase family protein produces MRALHRLWGYLRAFSQSKRNRADLYAWLIRRPLVLAATGGYEVSLMFSNRIDPRYKELALLKAAGMVSCEFCLDIGSALARHGGITEQQIRDLPVYADSDAYTGLEKLVLSFAEAITATPAVGEDLTEIREQLLVHFSKGQIAELAAEIAWENQRARLNQALGVRPTGMSDGATCALPERR; encoded by the coding sequence ATGCGAGCACTACACCGCCTGTGGGGGTACCTGCGAGCCTTCTCGCAGTCGAAGCGGAACCGGGCCGACCTCTACGCCTGGCTGATCCGCCGACCGCTGGTCCTGGCGGCGACCGGCGGTTACGAGGTGTCGCTGATGTTCTCCAACCGCATCGACCCGCGCTACAAAGAGCTGGCCCTGTTGAAGGCGGCGGGCATGGTCAGCTGCGAGTTCTGCCTCGACATCGGTTCGGCGCTGGCCCGCCACGGCGGCATCACCGAGCAACAGATCCGCGACCTGCCCGTGTATGCCGACAGCGACGCCTACACGGGGTTGGAGAAGCTGGTGCTCTCCTTTGCCGAGGCCATCACGGCCACCCCGGCGGTGGGGGAGGACCTGACCGAGATTCGCGAGCAGCTTCTCGTCCACTTCTCCAAGGGCCAAATCGCCGAACTGGCCGCCGAGATCGCCTGGGAGAACCAGCGCGCCCGGTTGAACCAGGCGCTGGGCGTGCGTCCCACCGGCATGTCCGACGGTGCGACCTGTGCCCTGCCGGAACGGCGCTAG